A genomic segment from Propionibacteriaceae bacterium ZF39 encodes:
- the rlmB gene encoding 23S rRNA (guanosine(2251)-2'-O)-methyltransferase RlmB — protein sequence MAGNSQRPGARSRGKGKGPAGSGGRIRRGLEGKGPTPRAEDRPNHKAYKAKQAAARSQAGRPRVARERTGRPGAGPEWVAGRNPVLEALQAGIPVVTAYVADGAERDSRLRDILQHCADHSVPTIQSTRVELDRLTGGAVHQGVALKLPEFEYAHPDDLLADALEADSAPIIVMLDQITDPRNLGAIVRSAAAFGAAGIVIPERRSAKMTAAAWKTSAGAAARLPIALAGNLNRALEAYAKAGFTIAGLAGEADTGIEGLPGVDGPLVLVVGSEGEGLSRLVRDHCDVLVSIPIANAVESLNAGVAAGIALYEVSRLRTD from the coding sequence ATGGCAGGAAACTCCCAGCGTCCCGGCGCTCGCAGCCGAGGCAAGGGCAAGGGTCCGGCCGGATCCGGCGGTCGCATCCGGCGCGGCCTCGAGGGGAAGGGCCCGACGCCCCGGGCCGAGGACCGTCCGAACCACAAGGCCTACAAGGCGAAGCAGGCCGCGGCCCGCAGCCAGGCCGGTCGGCCCAGGGTTGCGCGGGAGCGTACGGGTCGTCCCGGCGCCGGCCCCGAGTGGGTGGCCGGCCGCAACCCTGTGCTCGAGGCGCTGCAGGCAGGGATTCCTGTCGTGACGGCCTATGTCGCCGACGGTGCCGAGCGGGATTCACGGCTGCGCGACATCCTGCAGCACTGTGCCGACCACAGCGTGCCCACGATCCAGTCGACGCGCGTGGAGCTCGACCGCCTCACCGGTGGGGCCGTGCACCAGGGTGTGGCGCTGAAGCTGCCCGAGTTCGAGTACGCCCATCCCGACGATCTGCTCGCCGACGCCCTCGAGGCCGATTCCGCGCCGATCATCGTGATGCTCGACCAGATCACCGATCCGCGCAACCTGGGCGCGATCGTCCGCTCGGCGGCAGCCTTCGGCGCCGCGGGCATTGTGATCCCAGAACGGCGCTCGGCCAAGATGACAGCGGCGGCGTGGAAAACCTCCGCAGGCGCGGCAGCCCGACTGCCGATCGCGCTCGCGGGCAACCTCAACCGAGCCCTCGAGGCGTACGCGAAGGCGGGCTTCACCATCGCCGGTCTCGCCGGTGAGGCAGACACCGGGATCGAGGGTCTGCCGGGGGTCGACGGCCCCCTGGTGCTGGTGGTGGGATCCGAGGGCGAGGGGCTGTCGCGGCTCGTCCGCGATCACTGCGATGTGCTCGTGTCGATCCCGATCGCGAACGCCGTCGAATCGCTGAATGCTGGTGTGGCAGCAGGGATTGCTCTCTATGAAGTATCCCGCCTGCGAACTGACTGA
- the cysS gene encoding cysteine--tRNA ligase, protein MTFRLYDSATRTTNDLDPVIPGQVSIYHCGLTVQSAPHVGHIRKEVVFDVLRRWLTHLGYQVKVVANVTDIDDKILAKSAEHGEEWYAWAYRFERELHKAYAALGCQPPTYEPRATGHVPEMIEMIETLIERGHAYPAPDGSGDVYFDVKSWPEYGRLSNQKVDDMAEAEDADPRGKRDPRDFALWKGHKAGEPETASWPTPWGRGRPGWHLECSAMAGKYLGDEFDIHGGGLDLRFPHHENELAQSTAAGKPFARVWMHNALVTMRGEKMSKSLGNGALVTEVTQTYPPRAVRLYLLAPHYRSIIEFAPDSLEEATAQLARIDSFVARAAEVADVPAGEVPTEFAAAMNDDLGTPAAVATVFTSIRQGNAAIEAGNTAEVGRILGEVRAMLSVLGLAIDDPVWADLAGSGDGDELRPVVDGLVQALLTQRADARARKDWAAADAIRDQLAGVGLKITDTPSGPRWELEG, encoded by the coding sequence GTGACGTTTCGCCTGTATGACTCCGCCACCCGCACCACGAATGATCTCGACCCGGTCATCCCCGGCCAGGTCTCGATCTATCACTGCGGCCTGACGGTCCAGTCCGCCCCGCATGTCGGCCACATCCGCAAGGAGGTCGTCTTCGACGTGCTGCGGCGCTGGCTGACCCATCTGGGTTATCAGGTCAAGGTGGTCGCCAACGTCACCGACATCGACGACAAGATCCTCGCGAAGTCGGCGGAGCACGGTGAGGAGTGGTACGCGTGGGCGTATCGCTTCGAGCGCGAGCTCCACAAGGCGTACGCCGCGCTGGGCTGCCAGCCGCCCACCTATGAGCCGCGCGCGACCGGCCACGTGCCCGAGATGATCGAGATGATTGAGACGCTCATCGAGCGCGGCCATGCCTATCCGGCCCCCGATGGCTCGGGCGATGTCTATTTCGACGTGAAGTCGTGGCCCGAATACGGCCGGTTGTCGAACCAGAAGGTCGACGACATGGCCGAGGCCGAGGACGCCGATCCGCGCGGCAAGCGCGATCCGCGCGACTTCGCGCTGTGGAAGGGCCACAAGGCCGGCGAGCCCGAGACCGCGTCCTGGCCGACGCCCTGGGGGCGCGGTCGTCCGGGGTGGCATCTGGAGTGCTCGGCGATGGCCGGGAAATATCTGGGCGACGAGTTCGACATCCACGGCGGTGGCCTCGACCTGCGCTTCCCCCACCACGAGAACGAGCTCGCCCAGTCGACCGCGGCCGGCAAGCCGTTCGCGCGGGTCTGGATGCACAACGCGCTCGTCACGATGCGCGGCGAGAAGATGAGCAAGTCACTGGGCAACGGCGCGCTCGTGACCGAGGTGACCCAGACCTATCCCCCGCGCGCCGTGCGGCTCTATCTGCTCGCGCCCCACTATCGCTCGATCATCGAGTTCGCCCCCGATTCGCTCGAGGAGGCCACCGCCCAGCTGGCCCGGATCGACTCGTTCGTCGCGCGCGCGGCGGAGGTGGCCGACGTGCCGGCGGGCGAGGTGCCGACGGAGTTCGCCGCCGCGATGAACGACGATCTGGGTACGCCCGCTGCGGTGGCGACCGTCTTCACCTCCATCCGGCAGGGCAATGCCGCGATCGAGGCCGGCAACACGGCCGAGGTGGGCCGGATCCTGGGTGAGGTGCGGGCGATGCTGTCCGTGCTCGGGCTCGCGATCGATGACCCGGTCTGGGCCGACCTCGCGGGGTCGGGCGACGGCGACGAGCTGCGCCCGGTGGTGGACGGGCTGGTGCAGGCGCTGCTGACCCAGCGCGCCGACGCACGGGCCCGCAAGGACTGGGCCGCTGCCGACGCGATCCGCGACCAGCTCGCGGGAGTCGGACTGAAGATCACCGACACCCCCAGCGGCCCCCGCTGGGAACTGGAAGGCTAA
- a CDS encoding acyl-CoA dehydrogenase family protein has translation MPVERLLPSAEAHDMVGVIAQFSRERLAPVAAAMEEAEEFPRELMRELGELGLFAMPYAESVGGLGQPYEVYLQALEEVAQAWMIVGVGASVHVMTCHAVVHHGDAEQQERLLPGLLGGSLLGAFSLSEPQAGSDVDAIRAKAARDGADYVLSGEKAWTSHGGVADYYQVFARTSEGHDGLSCFHIPADTPGLVPGPPEHKMGMRASPTTPLLLDGVRVPARDRLGAEGDGQRIAMSGLAKGRLGVAASATGLAQAALDAAVAYAKEREQFGTRIADFQGMRFLLAEMAAKVAAARALYLDGARRLDAGLDFTREAAIAKLVATDAAMAVTTDAIQVLGGVGYTRDFPVERYFREAKVTQIFEGTNQIQRLVIARSLLRPGR, from the coding sequence ATGCCGGTTGAGCGACTGCTGCCGTCGGCCGAAGCTCACGACATGGTCGGGGTCATCGCGCAGTTCTCCCGCGAACGACTGGCTCCCGTGGCCGCGGCGATGGAGGAGGCCGAGGAGTTCCCGCGGGAGTTGATGCGGGAGCTGGGGGAGTTGGGGCTGTTCGCGATGCCGTACGCGGAGTCGGTCGGCGGGCTCGGCCAACCCTATGAGGTCTATCTGCAGGCGCTCGAGGAAGTTGCCCAGGCGTGGATGATCGTCGGCGTCGGCGCGAGCGTGCACGTGATGACGTGTCACGCGGTCGTCCATCACGGCGATGCGGAGCAACAGGAGCGGCTGTTGCCGGGCCTGCTCGGCGGCAGTCTGCTCGGCGCGTTCTCGTTGTCCGAGCCGCAGGCCGGATCGGATGTCGACGCGATCCGGGCCAAGGCGGCCCGCGACGGTGCGGACTATGTCCTGTCGGGCGAGAAGGCCTGGACGAGCCATGGCGGGGTGGCGGACTACTACCAGGTTTTTGCCCGCACGAGTGAGGGCCACGACGGGCTGAGCTGCTTCCACATCCCGGCTGATACGCCCGGTCTGGTCCCCGGTCCGCCCGAACACAAGATGGGCATGCGCGCGTCACCCACCACACCGTTGTTGCTCGACGGCGTCCGCGTACCCGCAAGGGATCGTCTCGGCGCCGAAGGCGACGGGCAGCGGATTGCGATGAGTGGCCTGGCCAAGGGCCGACTCGGGGTCGCGGCCTCGGCGACCGGGCTGGCGCAGGCGGCGCTCGATGCCGCTGTGGCGTACGCGAAGGAGCGCGAGCAGTTCGGCACGCGTATCGCGGACTTCCAGGGAATGCGGTTCCTACTCGCCGAAATGGCCGCGAAGGTGGCCGCTGCCCGGGCGCTCTATCTCGACGGTGCCCGCCGGCTCGATGCCGGGCTGGACTTCACCCGGGAGGCGGCCATCGCCAAACTGGTTGCCACCGATGCCGCCATGGCGGTCACCACGGATGCCATCCAGGTGTTGGGCGGGGTGGGATACACCAGGGACTTCCCCGTCGAGCGCTATTTCCGCGAGGCCAAGGTCACGCAGATCTTCGAGGGCACCAACCAGATCCAGCGTCTGGTCATCGCGCGGTCGCTGCTGCGGCCCGGCCGCTAG
- a CDS encoding DUF2207 domain-containing protein: MDDVSRHVSRIVVNADGALEVTTTMTFEGGAPETLTQRFRTKEPLVDDRAYASEVSDLTATADGQPAQLTRSEDDEHVVATIAAPGANEIVLTYRVVGAATRTPDGQTLVKWDVLQGLSVGAREVEGEVLAPGQFTDFKCVAGAPGSQSACALAEGAPHDSINPRFVDGPRGAGEIVGPRITFPANMVASNEQIHEYWTVGRAFTGTGWPLATALAALLLGAAVLYALHRRAGRDAHPSGDPIEVARFDAVGPGEVEFRPGREVLPGEVGTVADERVDPIDITATILDLAVHGHLRITELPRRSEFAPTDWYLARLDSDISGLRAYEKDLLDVVAPADGSEILVSTIGPTVAGAIPEIQSDLYDEVVEQGFFDRRPDDTRNVWNMAALIVLILGVVATGVLAAFTRFGLTGLAIIAIGLGLAFVAQEMPARTAKGARLLAGLGQLRSQLLSQTTDQMPNGREYEELSEVLPYAIVLGGAERWLDAIVRSDDDDTPDSTDLNWYHGPDNWHLRDLPDSLRNFITTMNGNLFAR; the protein is encoded by the coding sequence GTGGACGACGTGTCCCGGCATGTCAGCCGCATCGTGGTCAATGCCGATGGTGCGCTCGAAGTGACCACCACCATGACCTTCGAGGGCGGCGCGCCGGAGACCCTGACCCAGCGGTTCCGGACGAAGGAGCCGCTGGTGGACGACCGGGCGTACGCCTCGGAGGTTTCCGACCTGACGGCCACCGCGGACGGCCAACCCGCCCAGCTCACCCGCTCGGAAGATGACGAGCATGTCGTCGCGACGATTGCCGCGCCGGGCGCCAACGAGATCGTGCTGACCTATCGGGTGGTCGGTGCTGCGACGCGTACGCCCGATGGTCAGACCCTGGTGAAGTGGGACGTCCTGCAGGGCCTCTCGGTCGGCGCGCGTGAGGTCGAGGGCGAGGTGCTCGCTCCCGGACAGTTCACCGACTTCAAGTGCGTCGCCGGCGCCCCGGGATCGCAGTCGGCGTGTGCGCTCGCCGAGGGTGCGCCCCATGACTCGATCAATCCGCGCTTCGTCGACGGTCCCCGCGGCGCGGGCGAGATCGTCGGCCCGCGCATCACGTTCCCCGCGAACATGGTCGCGAGCAATGAGCAGATCCATGAGTACTGGACCGTTGGTCGCGCGTTCACCGGCACCGGCTGGCCTCTTGCCACGGCGCTCGCGGCGCTGCTTCTCGGGGCGGCGGTGCTGTATGCCCTGCACCGGCGGGCCGGTCGCGACGCCCATCCCAGCGGCGACCCCATCGAGGTCGCCCGGTTCGATGCAGTGGGTCCGGGGGAGGTGGAGTTCCGCCCCGGTCGCGAGGTGCTTCCCGGTGAGGTCGGGACGGTGGCCGACGAACGCGTCGACCCGATCGACATCACCGCGACGATCCTCGACCTGGCCGTGCACGGCCACCTGCGCATCACCGAGCTTCCGCGGCGCAGCGAGTTCGCACCCACGGATTGGTATCTCGCTCGCCTCGACTCCGACATCTCCGGCCTCCGCGCCTATGAAAAGGACCTGCTCGACGTCGTCGCCCCCGCCGATGGGTCGGAGATCCTGGTCTCCACGATCGGACCGACCGTGGCCGGCGCGATTCCGGAGATCCAGTCCGACCTGTATGACGAGGTCGTCGAGCAGGGCTTCTTCGATCGTCGCCCCGATGACACCCGCAACGTGTGGAACATGGCGGCGCTGATCGTGCTGATCCTCGGTGTCGTCGCCACCGGCGTACTCGCCGCCTTCACCCGCTTCGGACTCACCGGCCTCGCGATCATCGCCATCGGCCTCGGCCTCGCGTTCGTCGCCCAGGAGATGCCCGCGCGGACGGCCAAGGGTGCTCGTCTGCTCGCCGGGCTCGGTCAGCTCCGCAGCCAGTTGCTCAGCCAGACCACCGACCAGATGCCCAACGGGCGGGAGTATGAGGAGCTGTCCGAAGTCCTGCCGTACGCCATCGTGCTGGGCGGTGCCGAACGCTGGCTCGATGCCATCGTCCGCAGCGATGATGACGACACCCCCGACTCCACGGACCTGAACTGGTATCACGGCCCCGACAACTGGCACCTGCGTGACCTGCCCGATTCCCTGCGCAACTTCATCACCACGATGAACGGAAACCTCTTCGCGCGGTGA
- the ugpC gene encoding sn-glycerol-3-phosphate ABC transporter ATP-binding protein UgpC has protein sequence MATVSFREATRLFPGAERPAVDRFSLEIGDGEFMVLVGPSGCGKSTSLRMLAGLEEVNSGSVWIGDRDVTHLPPKDRDIAMVFQNYALYPHMTVGENMGFALKMQNVGKEEREQRVGEAAKLLGLEEFLNRKPKALSGGQRQRVAMGRAIVRQPQVFLMDEPLSNLDAKLRVSTRTQITALQTRLGVTTVYVTHDQVEAMTMGDRVAVMKDGILQQVDSPLALYDTPRNLFVASFIGSPSMNLVSGQVTEGGVLVGDTVIPVSREVLGRAGGEQVLTVGVRPENFELSETDEGIALDIAVVEQLGADSYLYGTPTGTGAADDLTAPQIVARITSRRPPQVGAQVRLAVSPDYVHVFSPTTGERLS, from the coding sequence GTGGCAACGGTCAGTTTCAGGGAGGCCACTCGACTGTTCCCGGGCGCAGAGCGTCCGGCCGTCGACAGGTTCAGCCTCGAAATCGGAGATGGCGAGTTCATGGTCCTGGTCGGACCCTCCGGATGCGGCAAATCGACGTCGCTCCGCATGCTCGCAGGTCTCGAAGAAGTCAACTCCGGCAGTGTCTGGATCGGTGACAGGGATGTCACCCACCTGCCGCCGAAGGACCGGGACATCGCGATGGTGTTCCAGAACTACGCGCTCTATCCCCACATGACCGTGGGGGAAAACATGGGCTTCGCGCTGAAGATGCAGAACGTCGGAAAAGAAGAACGCGAGCAGCGCGTGGGCGAGGCGGCCAAACTTCTCGGCCTCGAGGAGTTCCTCAACCGCAAGCCGAAGGCCCTCTCGGGCGGCCAGCGCCAGCGCGTGGCGATGGGTCGCGCGATCGTGCGCCAGCCCCAGGTCTTCCTGATGGACGAACCGCTGTCCAACCTCGATGCCAAGCTGCGCGTGTCGACCCGCACCCAGATCACCGCGCTCCAGACGCGCCTGGGCGTCACCACCGTCTACGTCACCCACGACCAGGTCGAGGCCATGACCATGGGCGACCGGGTGGCAGTGATGAAGGACGGCATCCTCCAGCAGGTCGACTCCCCCCTCGCGCTCTATGACACTCCGCGCAACCTCTTCGTCGCGAGCTTCATCGGCTCCCCGTCGATGAATCTCGTGTCCGGCCAGGTGACCGAGGGTGGCGTACTCGTGGGCGACACCGTCATCCCCGTGTCCCGCGAAGTCCTCGGCCGCGCCGGTGGCGAGCAGGTGCTCACGGTCGGTGTCCGGCCCGAGAACTTCGAACTGTCCGAGACGGACGAGGGGATCGCCCTCGACATCGCGGTCGTCGAGCAGCTCGGAGCCGACTCCTATCTCTATGGCACGCCGACAGGCACCGGTGCTGCCGACGACCTGACTGCGCCCCAGATCGTGGCCCGCATCACGTCCCGGCGCCCACCCCAGGTCGGGGCGCAGGTGCGGCTCGCCGTGTCGCCGGACTATGTGCATGTGTTCTCACCCACGACAGGCGAGCGGCTGTCCTGA
- a CDS encoding cysteine desulfurase-like protein, with translation MTFDPTGLRHHFPALSGPDAAAHFDGPGGTQTPTVVAEAVAEALVSPVANRSTVTTAERNADRIVVEARRAMADLLGADPGGIAFGRSMTQLTMDTARTLAKQWGPGDEIIVTRLDHDANIRPWVIAAERVGATVRWADFDPLTTELPVSAITDLITNRTRLVAVTAASNLIGTMPDVAAITTAARAAGALTYVDAVHYTAHAAVDLTALGADFLACSPYKFCGPHLGVLAADPALLETLRPDKLLPSSDAVPERFELGTLPYELLAGTTAAVDFLAGMLETDSGDDPADAVASRRAFLSGAVDLEGDHADATGSRRRRLTAAMTAMADHELTLRTRIEPGLADLGARVHSRAERRTPTLLFEVPGMASAEVYAGLAARGVNAPAGNFYALECSRTLGLGDAGAVRVGLAPYTDDADVDRLLTALNDVVGRG, from the coding sequence ATGACGTTCGATCCCACGGGCCTTCGGCACCACTTCCCCGCCCTTTCCGGCCCCGACGCGGCCGCCCATTTCGACGGGCCCGGTGGGACCCAGACGCCGACGGTCGTGGCCGAGGCGGTGGCGGAGGCGCTGGTGTCGCCGGTCGCCAACCGGAGCACGGTCACAACGGCCGAGCGCAACGCGGACCGGATCGTCGTCGAGGCCCGTCGGGCGATGGCGGATCTCCTGGGCGCAGACCCCGGCGGGATCGCGTTCGGGCGCAGCATGACGCAGTTGACGATGGACACCGCCCGGACCCTCGCCAAGCAGTGGGGGCCGGGTGACGAGATCATCGTCACGCGCCTCGACCACGACGCCAATATCCGGCCCTGGGTGATCGCGGCGGAGCGGGTCGGCGCGACCGTCCGCTGGGCCGACTTCGACCCACTCACCACCGAGCTGCCGGTCTCGGCCATCACCGATCTGATCACCAACCGCACCCGGCTCGTGGCTGTCACGGCCGCCTCCAATCTGATCGGCACCATGCCCGACGTCGCGGCGATCACCACGGCAGCCCGGGCCGCGGGGGCGTTGACCTATGTCGATGCGGTGCACTACACCGCGCATGCTGCGGTCGACCTGACGGCACTGGGCGCCGACTTCCTGGCGTGCTCGCCCTACAAGTTCTGCGGGCCCCACCTGGGCGTACTCGCCGCCGACCCCGCGCTCCTCGAGACCCTCCGGCCCGACAAGCTCCTGCCCTCGAGCGACGCCGTGCCCGAACGCTTCGAACTCGGCACGCTGCCCTACGAGCTGCTCGCCGGCACGACCGCAGCGGTCGATTTCCTCGCCGGAATGCTGGAGACGGATTCCGGGGACGACCCCGCCGACGCCGTGGCCTCCCGCCGCGCGTTCCTGTCGGGAGCCGTGGATCTCGAAGGGGATCATGCCGATGCCACCGGCTCCCGCCGCCGACGCCTCACAGCCGCGATGACCGCCATGGCCGACCACGAGCTGACTCTGCGTACCCGCATCGAACCCGGCCTCGCCGACCTCGGCGCCCGGGTCCACAGCCGCGCGGAACGGCGCACGCCGACCCTGTTGTTCGAGGTGCCGGGGATGGCTTCGGCGGAGGTGTACGCCGGTCTGGCGGCGCGCGGCGTCAACGCGCCCGCCGGCAACTTCTATGCCCTCGAATGTTCCCGCACCCTGGGGCTCGGCGATGCGGGTGCGGTGCGGGTGGGGCTGGCGCCCTACACCGACGACGCCGACGTCGACCGTCTCCTGACCGCGCTGAATGATGTCGTCGGCCGCGGATAG
- a CDS encoding glycine hydroxymethyltransferase, whose product MTNPNVELSSAYQTILKVVEQVEPRIAAATRAELTDQRASLKLIASENYASLPVLATMGTWLSDKYAEGTVGHRFYAGCQNIDTVESVAAEHARELFGAEYAYAQPHSGIDANLTAFWAILANKIEGPALTEFGAKTVNDLTEADWATLRKRFGEQKMLGMSLDAGGHLTHGFRPNISGKMFDQRSYGTDPTTQLLDYDQIATAAREFKPLILVAGYSAYPRRINFAKMKEIADEIGAVFMVDMAHFAGLVAGKVFKGEEDPIPYADVVTTTTHKSLRGPRGGLVMAKEEYAPSVDRGCPLVLGGPLSHMMAAKAVALAEARTPAFQEYAQNVADNAKSLAEGLMSRGSKLVTDGTDNHIVLLDVSSFGLTGRQAESALLDAGVVTNRNSVPSDPNGAWYTSGVRLGTPALTSRGFGAAEFDRVAELIVEVLTNTEAAMASTGKPGKAKYTIADGVADRVKAATDELLDAHPLYPGLEL is encoded by the coding sequence GTGACCAACCCCAACGTCGAGTTGTCCAGCGCCTACCAGACGATCCTCAAGGTGGTCGAGCAGGTCGAGCCCCGCATCGCCGCCGCGACGCGCGCCGAACTCACTGATCAGCGTGCGTCTTTGAAGCTGATCGCGTCCGAGAACTACGCCTCCCTGCCCGTGCTGGCGACGATGGGCACGTGGCTTTCGGACAAGTACGCCGAGGGCACCGTCGGCCACCGCTTCTATGCCGGCTGCCAGAACATCGACACCGTCGAAAGTGTCGCTGCCGAGCACGCGCGGGAGCTGTTCGGCGCCGAATATGCGTACGCCCAGCCCCACTCCGGCATCGACGCCAACCTCACCGCGTTCTGGGCCATCCTGGCCAACAAGATCGAGGGCCCCGCGCTGACCGAGTTCGGCGCCAAGACCGTCAACGACCTGACCGAAGCCGACTGGGCGACCCTGCGCAAGCGCTTCGGTGAGCAGAAGATGCTCGGCATGAGCCTCGACGCCGGCGGCCACCTCACCCACGGCTTCCGCCCCAACATCTCCGGCAAGATGTTCGACCAGCGCTCCTACGGCACGGATCCGACGACCCAGCTGCTCGACTACGACCAGATCGCCACCGCTGCGCGCGAGTTCAAGCCGCTGATCCTGGTCGCCGGCTATTCGGCGTATCCCCGTCGCATCAACTTCGCCAAGATGAAGGAAATCGCCGACGAGATCGGTGCGGTGTTCATGGTCGACATGGCTCACTTCGCGGGTCTGGTCGCCGGCAAGGTGTTCAAGGGCGAAGAGGATCCGATCCCCTATGCCGATGTCGTCACCACCACGACCCACAAGTCCCTGCGCGGCCCGCGCGGCGGCCTCGTGATGGCCAAGGAGGAGTACGCCCCGTCCGTCGACCGTGGCTGCCCCCTGGTGCTCGGTGGTCCGCTCTCGCACATGATGGCTGCCAAGGCCGTCGCCCTGGCCGAGGCCCGCACCCCCGCGTTCCAGGAGTACGCCCAGAACGTCGCCGACAACGCCAAGTCCCTCGCCGAGGGCCTCATGTCGCGTGGGTCGAAGCTCGTCACCGACGGCACCGACAACCACATCGTGCTGCTCGATGTCAGCTCCTTCGGCCTCACCGGCCGTCAGGCCGAGTCGGCGCTGCTCGATGCCGGCGTCGTCACCAACCGCAACTCGGTGCCGTCCGACCCGAACGGTGCCTGGTACACCTCCGGTGTCCGCCTCGGCACTCCCGCCCTCACCTCGCGTGGCTTCGGCGCCGCCGAGTTCGATCGCGTCGCCGAACTCATCGTCGAGGTGCTCACCAACACCGAGGCCGCCATGGCGTCGACGGGCAAGCCCGGCAAGGCGAAGTACACCATCGCCGACGGCGTGGCCGACCGCGTCAAGGCCGCCACCGATGAGCTCCTCGATGCTCATCCGCTCTATCCGGGCCTCGAGCTCTGA
- a CDS encoding DUF4032 domain-containing protein, with amino-acid sequence MPRFLSTTPDVRLVGLPWDTPLAEWPHAHLVALPRGISRHVVRFIRVGDEVLAAKEVIEHLAIHEYRLLHDLARMDTPAVEAHSVITDRGTAADGTPLDPVLVTRHLRFALPYRSLFTRGVRSETVGRLIDAMVVLLVRLHLAGFLWGDVSLSNTLFRRDAGEFAAYLVDAETGELHNSLSTGQREHDLHIARTNLFGEFLDLQAGGQLDQQLDPLSLVDQIEARYRELWAELTAPEEFDETQMHRVDGRVRRLNALGFDVAELDITTDIEGTTVRIQPKVVDAGHHSRRLLRLTGLDTEENQARRLLNDLDSYRVRTDQQGVDEAVAAHQWLTQCFEPVIRLVPDHLFAKREAAQIYHEFLDYRWYRSEAAGAEVPLDEAARGYVHDILTKLPDEAVPADELSFLDSPSSRSHRLANPYDPSEGYAEDAD; translated from the coding sequence GTGCCCCGCTTCCTCTCGACGACACCTGACGTCCGCCTGGTCGGACTGCCCTGGGACACTCCCCTGGCGGAATGGCCGCATGCGCACCTCGTCGCCCTCCCCCGCGGTATCTCGCGCCATGTGGTGCGGTTCATCCGGGTGGGCGACGAGGTGTTGGCAGCCAAGGAAGTCATCGAGCACCTGGCCATCCACGAATACCGGCTGCTGCACGATCTGGCCCGGATGGATACGCCGGCGGTCGAGGCCCACAGCGTGATCACCGACCGGGGCACGGCGGCCGATGGCACGCCGCTCGACCCGGTGCTGGTCACCCGCCATCTGCGCTTCGCCCTGCCCTACCGCTCCCTGTTCACCCGGGGCGTACGCTCCGAGACCGTCGGCCGGTTGATCGACGCGATGGTCGTTCTGCTCGTGCGGCTCCACCTGGCGGGGTTCCTCTGGGGCGATGTGTCGCTGTCGAACACGCTGTTTCGTCGCGATGCGGGGGAATTCGCCGCCTATCTGGTCGACGCCGAAACCGGTGAGCTCCACAACTCGCTGAGCACGGGCCAGCGCGAGCACGACCTCCACATCGCGCGCACCAACCTGTTCGGAGAGTTCCTCGACCTCCAGGCCGGCGGGCAGCTCGACCAGCAGCTCGATCCCCTGAGCCTGGTCGACCAGATCGAGGCCCGCTATCGCGAGCTGTGGGCGGAGTTGACCGCCCCGGAGGAGTTCGACGAGACGCAGATGCACCGCGTCGACGGTCGCGTACGCCGTCTGAACGCCCTCGGCTTCGACGTGGCCGAACTCGACATCACCACCGACATCGAGGGCACGACCGTGCGTATCCAGCCCAAGGTCGTCGACGCGGGCCACCATTCGCGGCGTCTCCTGCGGCTGACCGGGCTGGACACCGAGGAGAACCAGGCCCGCCGCCTGCTCAACGACCTCGACTCCTATCGCGTCCGCACCGACCAGCAGGGGGTCGACGAGGCGGTCGCCGCGCACCAGTGGCTCACCCAGTGCTTCGAGCCGGTGATCCGGCTCGTCCCCGACCACCTCTTCGCCAAGCGCGAGGCGGCGCAGATCTATCACGAATTCCTCGACTACCGCTGGTATCGCTCCGAAGCCGCCGGGGCCGAGGTGCCCCTCGACGAGGCCGCCCGCGGCTATGTCCACGACATCCTCACCAAACTGCCCGACGAGGCCGTGCCCGCCGACGAGCTGTCGTTCCTCGACTCGCCGAGCTCGCGGAGTCATCGGTTGGCAAATCCCTATGACCCGAGTGAGGGCTACGCCGAGGACGCGGACTAG